From one Lysinibacillus sp. G4S2 genomic stretch:
- a CDS encoding helix-turn-helix transcriptional regulator translates to MNINAVVVEKLNQWKNESGITNRELAEMLGVTDALVGQYLNRKKQLPNTRFEQVAQIIGVTLDDLLAGEEPYKIHLRGKISNFSGQLGIDRVISKIEEQYL, encoded by the coding sequence ATGAATATTAATGCCGTTGTTGTGGAGAAATTAAATCAATGGAAAAATGAGAGCGGGATTACTAATCGTGAATTGGCAGAAATGCTAGGTGTTACAGACGCATTGGTTGGTCAATATTTAAACCGGAAAAAACAATTACCTAATACAAGATTTGAACAAGTAGCCCAAATAATAGGTGTCACTTTAGATGATTTATTAGCAGGAGAAGAACCATACAAAATACATTTACGCGGTAAAATATCTAACTTTTCAGGGCAACTTGGAATAGACAGAGTTATTTCTAAAATTGAGGAACAATACCTCTAA
- a CDS encoding transposase, with protein sequence MTADFTCTLGTPQKQTKKRHRVVQFIDHEDKEIRVVTSLMDITAEEIANMYKSRWAIENFFRWIKQNLNVPVLFGTTKNAVFNQLFVVLIAYVCLKFLHTQGNKKNNIKPLSFVGFTRMFLCAALPIEWRISERNPGVSLEHKSFNYCIILVNQHV encoded by the coding sequence GTGACAGCTGATTTTACTTGTACGCTTGGGACGCCACAAAAACAAACGAAAAAACGCCATCGTGTCGTTCAATTCATAGATCATGAAGATAAAGAAATACGTGTCGTGACAAGTTTAATGGATATCACCGCTGAAGAAATTGCCAACATGTATAAGTCACGTTGGGCGATTGAAAATTTTTTCCGTTGGATTAAACAAAACTTGAACGTACCTGTTCTATTCGGAACAACAAAAAATGCTGTATTCAATCAGCTATTCGTAGTCCTTATTGCCTATGTTTGTTTGAAATTTCTTCATACACAAGGGAATAAGAAAAATAATATCAAACCCTTATCATTCGTAGGTTTTACACGGATGTTTCTTTGTGCTGCCCTGCCAATAGAATGGCGAATCAGTGAAAGAAATCCTGGTGTTTCATTGGAACATAAATCATTCAACTACTGTATAATTTTGGTTAATCAACACGTGTGA
- a CDS encoding nucleoside transporter C-terminal domain-containing protein, which produces MRYLISICGLLLVFGLALLMSKNKKEIKYKNIVIMLIIQFLLAILLLNTKFGYVLIKGITNGFNQLLSYANTGISFVFGGLANKGEFSFFLGVLLPIVFISALIGILQHFKILPFIMKGIGLLLSKISGMGKLESYNAVASAIVGQSEVFITVKKQLDKIAPQRMYTLCASAMSTVSMSVVGAYMTMIEPKYVVTAIVLNLFGGFIIVSIINPYTVEESEDILKIEDEHKQTFFQMLGEYIMDGFKVAVIVGAMLIGFVALMDLINSLFDMIFGVSFQDILGYIFAPIAFLMGVPWADAVTAGGIMATKLVTNEFVAMASLGEVAKSMSAHTLGIISVFLVSFANFASIGIISGAVKGLNARQGDVVARFGLKLLYGATLVSILTATIVGIVI; this is translated from the coding sequence ATGAGATATTTAATATCCATTTGTGGATTACTACTTGTTTTTGGTTTAGCATTGTTAATGAGTAAAAACAAGAAAGAAATAAAATATAAAAATATAGTTATTATGTTAATTATCCAATTTCTATTGGCAATATTATTGCTAAATACAAAATTTGGTTATGTACTAATCAAAGGAATAACAAATGGTTTTAATCAATTATTGTCTTACGCAAATACTGGTATATCATTTGTTTTTGGAGGTTTAGCGAATAAAGGGGAATTTTCCTTCTTTCTAGGTGTATTATTACCAATTGTCTTTATATCTGCATTGATAGGGATCTTACAGCATTTTAAAATTCTGCCTTTCATCATGAAGGGAATAGGTTTACTATTAAGTAAAATAAGTGGTATGGGAAAATTGGAATCATATAATGCAGTTGCTTCTGCAATTGTAGGTCAATCTGAAGTATTCATTACTGTAAAAAAACAATTAGATAAGATCGCTCCACAGCGAATGTATACATTATGCGCATCGGCAATGTCGACTGTTTCTATGTCAGTTGTTGGAGCATATATGACGATGATTGAACCAAAATATGTTGTAACGGCGATTGTGTTGAATTTGTTTGGTGGATTTATTATTGTTTCAATCATTAATCCGTATACAGTTGAAGAAAGCGAAGATATCTTAAAGATTGAAGATGAGCATAAGCAAACTTTCTTCCAAATGCTTGGAGAATATATTATGGATGGATTTAAAGTAGCCGTTATTGTTGGAGCCATGCTTATCGGTTTCGTAGCATTAATGGATTTAATCAATTCACTATTTGATATGATTTTCGGTGTATCTTTCCAAGACATATTAGGTTATATTTTTGCACCAATCGCTTTCCTAATGGGTGTACCTTGGGCAGATGCTGTTACTGCTGGAGGAATCATGGCAACCAAATTAGTAACGAATGAATTTGTTGCAATGGCAAGCCTTGGAGAAGTAGCTAAGTCAATGAGTGCACATACACTAGGTATTATTTCTGTATTTCTTGTATCCTTTGCAAATTTTGCATCGATCGGTATTATTTCCGGAGCGGTAAAAGGTTTGAATGCAAGGCAAGGGGATGTAGTTGCTCGTTTTGGCTTAAAGTTGTTGTACGGAGCAACACTTGTTAGTATCTTAACGGCTACAATCGTTGGTATCGTTATTTAG
- a CDS encoding DUF3955 domain-containing protein, whose translation MKMKYVIASTPILLGVICFIAKAIIGSSVAADGTLEEPFFLIPIGFLLFFLGIVSLAGVALISMFKKTQISN comes from the coding sequence ATGAAAATGAAATATGTAATCGCATCGACACCAATTCTTTTAGGAGTAATCTGTTTTATTGCAAAGGCTATCATTGGAAGTAGTGTAGCTGCTGATGGCACTTTAGAAGAACCTTTCTTCTTAATTCCAATAGGCTTTTTATTATTCTTCTTAGGGATTGTGTCATTAGCTGGTGTAGCATTGATTTCAATGTTTAAGAAAACACAAATTTCAAACTAA
- a CDS encoding delta-aminolevulinic acid dehydratase, which yields MSKPELYVSLAVGPNTDMEAYALRSTLEYFGARVTVHWIGRPNDLIDLLSGEDRDEKIDYLILDFHGDEGRLCMNELGEDAYEGDEPRGEFFGPEEVMRYSKLNDIKVIAAGCTLGVEQLASAFLKSGCHSYIAPNDYIDGNANLMFLIRFMYEIIQNNKTQQEAFDIAKSLDEETSMYQLYLS from the coding sequence ATGAGTAAACCAGAATTATATGTTAGTTTAGCAGTTGGTCCAAATACTGATATGGAAGCGTATGCCTTACGTTCTACCCTTGAGTACTTTGGAGCAAGAGTTACAGTACATTGGATAGGCAGACCCAATGACCTTATAGATTTGTTATCAGGAGAAGATCGAGACGAAAAGATTGATTATTTAATTCTAGATTTCCATGGTGATGAAGGTAGATTATGTATGAATGAGCTAGGAGAAGATGCTTATGAAGGAGACGAGCCCCGAGGAGAATTTTTTGGTCCTGAGGAAGTAATGCGTTATTCAAAATTAAATGATATAAAAGTTATCGCTGCTGGCTGTACATTAGGTGTTGAACAATTAGCATCAGCATTTTTAAAAAGTGGCTGTCATTCTTATATCGCCCCAAATGATTACATAGATGGCAATGCAAATCTAATGTTTTTAATACGATTTATGTATGAAATTATTCAAAATAACAAAACTCAGCAAGAAGCTTTTGACATTGCAAAATCTTTGGATGAAGAAACTTCAATGTATCAGCTTTATTTATCGTAA
- a CDS encoding IS4 family transposase — MNKNNTIFTLIQTFLSEEEWQSILSEFGYVETARKCTVPTLISYLIGAATNEWKSLRHAADVGPSNGLVSVNHSSLSKHLKALDYGIIKRIFEVIVGKLNRAARRKLKLPKRLLAVDSTTITVGKTRLPWAVYHGERSGIKLHVSFTNETAMPLKVVETTGLKHDGPIGEFLEDKRFILVCDRAYFSIDKVDRYLKEYQHFVLRLKDNVQLNRKNRSKVVVPTIPM, encoded by the coding sequence TTGAACAAGAATAACACGATTTTTACACTCATTCAAACCTTTCTTTCAGAGGAAGAATGGCAATCAATCTTAAGCGAATTCGGTTATGTAGAAACAGCACGAAAATGTACAGTTCCCACGCTCATTTCGTATTTAATTGGTGCTGCCACGAACGAGTGGAAAAGTTTACGCCACGCAGCGGATGTGGGTCCAAGTAACGGTCTTGTTTCGGTGAATCATTCATCGCTTTCTAAACATTTAAAGGCACTTGATTATGGCATCATCAAACGAATTTTTGAAGTGATTGTCGGGAAGCTCAACCGTGCAGCTCGTCGTAAATTGAAATTGCCGAAAAGATTATTAGCCGTTGATTCAACTACCATTACAGTAGGCAAAACAAGATTACCTTGGGCTGTCTATCACGGCGAACGTTCAGGAATCAAATTACATGTTAGTTTTACTAATGAAACTGCGATGCCCTTAAAAGTCGTAGAAACAACCGGTTTAAAACATGATGGTCCCATTGGCGAATTCCTTGAAGATAAAAGGTTTATCCTCGTTTGTGACCGTGCCTACTTTTCTATTGATAAAGTCGATCGCTACCTGAAAGAATATCAACATTTTGTGTTACGTTTAAAAGACAATGTGCAATTAAATCGCAAAAATCGCTCCAAGGTAGTCGTACCAACGATTCCAATGTGA
- a CDS encoding DUF2975 domain-containing protein, protein MKQKELAKWLKIIIVFCWLFGLLFCIYVGPETGKNILLDFDSLKELYKPFVAFIWITGIPYFLALCIGWSICSDINVGNDFTLKNANRLKRISVLAMTEGVLYVIALLYVFISGNYNTNLLMILLLILFFAVVISVFTSLLSYLMGKASELKEDNELTV, encoded by the coding sequence ATGAAACAGAAGGAATTAGCAAAGTGGTTAAAAATAATTATCGTATTTTGTTGGTTATTTGGTTTGTTGTTCTGTATCTATGTTGGACCAGAAACAGGGAAGAATATATTGCTAGATTTTGATTCCTTAAAAGAGTTATATAAACCTTTTGTTGCTTTTATATGGATAACCGGCATCCCTTACTTTCTTGCTTTATGTATAGGTTGGAGTATCTGTTCAGATATTAATGTAGGTAACGATTTTACATTAAAAAATGCAAATAGGTTAAAGCGTATAAGTGTTTTAGCAATGACAGAAGGAGTTTTATATGTTATCGCACTGCTTTATGTATTTATTAGTGGGAACTACAATACTAATCTTTTAATGATTCTTTTGCTTATTCTATTTTTTGCAGTAGTTATTTCTGTATTTACTTCTTTGCTTTCTTATTTGATGGGTAAAGCAAGTGAACTTAAAGAGGATAATGAATTAACAGTTTGA
- a CDS encoding helix-turn-helix transcriptional regulator produces MVIIVNLDVMLAKRKMSVTVLSEKLGITMANVSILKNGKVKAVKFSTLEKICEVLDCQPGDILEYQKNN; encoded by the coding sequence ATGGTTATCATAGTTAATCTTGATGTGATGCTAGCGAAAAGGAAAATGAGTGTTACGGTATTATCGGAAAAACTGGGTATCACAATGGCAAACGTCTCGATTCTAAAAAATGGAAAAGTAAAAGCAGTCAAATTTTCAACATTAGAAAAAATATGTGAAGTATTAGACTGTCAACCAGGTGATATTTTGGAATATCAAAAAAATAATTAA